In Phlebotomus papatasi isolate M1 chromosome 1, Ppap_2.1, whole genome shotgun sequence, the following proteins share a genomic window:
- the LOC129799641 gene encoding uncharacterized protein CG16817 has translation MSPGATTTVPPVIWAQRNDLLYLTINVECKDPEYKFTENTMSFKGTGAADNKQYEISFTFLKNINPDKVTRKDATRCVEFTIPKAESGPYWATLTDDKKKPHWLKVDFNKWKDEGSDDEFDGGDFMDGGDYDGDLSKLMFKSDSKDKPSFGDLDDEEDSDDGYPGLE, from the exons ATGTCACCAGGAGCAAC aacGACAGTTCCACCTGTAATTTGGGCCCAGCGAAATGATCTTCTCTATCTCACCATCAATGTTGAATGCAAAGATCCAGAATATAA GTTCACTGAAAATACAATGAGTTTCAAGGGAACCGGAGCCGCAGATAATAAACAATACGAAATTTCCTTTACATTTCTAAAGAACATCAATCCGGACAAGGTGACTCGAAAGGATGCCACGAGGTGCGTTGAGTTTACAATTCCCAAAGCAGAAAGTGGCCCATACTGGGCAACATTGACAGATGATAAGAAAAAGCCGCATTGGCTCAAAGTAGACTTCAACAAATGGAAAGACGAGGGATCAGATGATGAATTTG ATGGTGGAGATTTCATGGATGGCGGAGACTACGATGGAGACCTCTCAAAATTAATGTTTAAGTCCGATAGCAAGGATAAGCCATCATTTGGCGATTTGGACGACGAAGAAGACTCAGATGATGGATATCCGGGACTGGAATGA